The Gallus gallus isolate bGalGal1 chromosome 31, bGalGal1.mat.broiler.GRCg7b, whole genome shotgun sequence genome includes a region encoding these proteins:
- the LOC107049386 gene encoding uncharacterized protein LOC107049386 isoform X3 produces the protein MAAVGRKARGERGHRVLVFPRTATWIGSFSGIKAGPACSGFGHLAHGMDALLYNSPVAGRASPDAHCQRGSPVSADLGDEIVAIWDAVSDYILEQMKLDKGVLVPGLGLFAAVREQRNRHCKEVAVLVRRPVFQLDIGVLWLQDLQSPTDIIPDDVKIERLNYRQLSRATGISLHVVQRCVRETVLLYCHLLRNKAHVSFAFKNIGVMTYEDDFLCMRFLSSCITTLESNASLTALLHTRIWPARSADFGSETTAHGIQVLPRFQLAVKKSRAEAAAERNAAVARKMSRGGTAGRLLQKRKTLPPSMLLQYQAGSRQQDVAKKPSASVLPPCAGSSHGRKQAGQKEPSTPAQTSTALPATEDSKRVLQELREVSALWNEADHTWPVYQQQVEQTRAERAAWEGWSAGEDQPPLQRFASASVWAPRPPAQPRGQQVGRRWRKDVDPPPGSKMGTATKLALHADLLSPRAAQVLQRLEPHLHQQEAFADTAERNRQKLELKRQLPCARCSYRSRGEGAGNSGDGAGAVGKGAGKLSGFPPVNGKS, from the exons ATGGCA gctgtggggagaaaagcaagaggagaaagagggcACCGGGTGTTGGTGTTCCCCCGGACTGCCACGTGGATCGGTTCATTCAGTGGCATCAAGGCTGGACCTGCTTGCAGCGGCTTTGGACACCTCGCCCACGGGATGGATGCATTGCTGTACAACTCCCCAGTGGCCGGGAGAGCTTCTCCAGATGCTCATTGCCAACGGGGCTCCCCCGTGAGTGCGGATCTGGGTGATG agattGTGGCGATCTGGGATGCTGTGTCTGATTACATCCTGGAACAGATGAAGCTGGACAAG GGAGTCCTGGTCCCGGGACTCGGGCTCTTTGCTGCGGTCCGAGAGCAAAGAAACCGCCACTGCAAAGAAGTGGCGGTGTTGGTCCGAAGACCTGTCTTCCAGCTGGACATCggggtgctgtggctgcaggacctCCAGTCGCCCACCGACATCATCCCCG ACGATGTCAAGATTGAGCGGCTGAACTACCGGCAGCTCTCGCGAGCCACCGGCATCTCGCTGCACGTGGTGCAGCGCTGCGTGCGAGAGACCGTCCTCTTGTACTGTCACCTCCTGAGGAACAAGGCGCACGTCTCATTCGCCTTCAAGAACATCGGCGTTATGACGTACGAGGACGACTTCCTCTGCATGAGGTTCTTGTCCAGCTGCATTACAACGCTGGAGAGCAATGCCAGCctgactgcactgctccacACT AGAATTTGGCCGGCCCGTTCTGCTGACTTCGGGTCAGAGACCACCGCTCATGGGATCCAGGTGTTGCCGAG GTTTCAGCTCGCTgtgaaaaagagcagagcagaggccgCCGCAGAAAGGAACGCTGCAGTGGCGCGGAAGATGAGTAgag GGGGCACTGCCGGCAGGCTGCTACAGAAGCGGAAGACACTTCCcccctccatgctgctgcaatACCAGGCAGGCTCGAGGCAGCAAGATGTGGCAAAGAAGCCTTCTGCCAG CGTGCTCCCGCCgtgtgcaggcagctcccacgggagaaagcaagcaggacaGAAGGAACCATCTACTCCTGCCCAGACCAGCACTGCACTCCCTGCGACAGAGGACTCTAAGAGAGTGCTGCAG gagCTCCGGGAAGTGTCTGCCCTGTGGAATGAAGCAGACCACACGTGGCCCGTGTACCAGCAGCAGGTAGAGCAAACGCGGGCAGAAAGAGCGGCATGGGAAGGCTGGAGTGCAGGGGAGGACCAGCCTCCACTGCAG CGGTTTGCCAGTGCGAGCGTGTGGGCTCCGCgtcctccagcccagccccgggGACAGCAAgtggggaggaggtggaggaaggatGTGGATCCTCCGCCGGGAAGTAAAATGGGAACAGCGACCAAGCTGGCACTGCATGCCGA cctcctctccccgCGAGCAGCTCAGGTGCTCCAAAGGTTGGAGCCCCACCTCCATCAGCAAGAGGCTTTTGCTGACACCGCGGAAAGAAACCGGCagaagctggagctgaagcGGCAGCTCCCCTG TGCTCGATGCTCGTACCGCTCCAGAGGGGAAGGTGCTGGCAACAGTGGTGACGGCGCTGGAGCTGTCGGCAAGGGGGCTGGGAAGCTGTCCGGATTTCCACCTGTGAATGGCAAATCGTAG
- the LOC107049386 gene encoding uncharacterized protein LOC107049386 isoform X1, with protein MSQWDALHHKDVFPGAAAVPALPCKAWALLEHCSGALSFCGQESGQGQQGCTGRPSVTRGGAGALCRELLVEEPGRASLAASRGLPASDMEGCWTVTISSELVYTFPTLLHLSAEEIVAIWDAVSDYILEQMKLDKGVLVPGLGLFAAVREQRNRHCKEVAVLVRRPVFQLDIGVLWLQDLQSPTDIIPDDVKIERLNYRQLSRATGISLHVVQRCVRETVLLYCHLLRNKAHVSFAFKNIGVMTYEDDFLCMRFLSSCITTLESNASLTALLHTRIWPARSADFGSETTAHGIQVLPRFQLAVKKSRAEAAAERNAAVARKMSRGGTAGRLLQKRKTLPPSMLLQYQAGSRQQDVAKKPSASVLPPCAGSSHGRKQAGQKEPSTPAQTSTALPATEDSKRVLQELREVSALWNEADHTWPVYQQQVEQTRAERAAWEGWSAGEDQPPLQRFASASVWAPRPPAQPRGQQVGRRWRKDVDPPPGSKMGTATKLALHADLLSPRAAQVLQRLEPHLHQQEAFADTAERNRQKLELKRQLPCARCSYRSRGEGAGNSGDGAGAVGKGAGKLSGFPPVNGKS; from the exons ATGTCACAATGGGATGCACTGCATCACAAGGATGTGTTTCCTGGGGCAGCGGCAGTGCCGGCACTTCCCTGCAAGGCCTGGgcgctgctggagcactgctcaggggCTCTGTCCTTCTGTGGCCAGGAGTCAGGTCAGGGGCAGCAAGGCTGCACCGGGCGACCCTCGGTGACGCGTGGAGGAGCAGGGGCACTTTGCAGAGAACTGTTGGTTGAGGAGCCAGGGAGGGCATCCTTAGCTGCGAGCCGAGGGCTGCCGGCAAGCGACATGGAAGGCTGCTGGACTGTGACCATCAGCTCGGAGCTGGTCTACACGTTCCCAACGCTCCTGCATCTCTCTGCCGAAG agattGTGGCGATCTGGGATGCTGTGTCTGATTACATCCTGGAACAGATGAAGCTGGACAAG GGAGTCCTGGTCCCGGGACTCGGGCTCTTTGCTGCGGTCCGAGAGCAAAGAAACCGCCACTGCAAAGAAGTGGCGGTGTTGGTCCGAAGACCTGTCTTCCAGCTGGACATCggggtgctgtggctgcaggacctCCAGTCGCCCACCGACATCATCCCCG ACGATGTCAAGATTGAGCGGCTGAACTACCGGCAGCTCTCGCGAGCCACCGGCATCTCGCTGCACGTGGTGCAGCGCTGCGTGCGAGAGACCGTCCTCTTGTACTGTCACCTCCTGAGGAACAAGGCGCACGTCTCATTCGCCTTCAAGAACATCGGCGTTATGACGTACGAGGACGACTTCCTCTGCATGAGGTTCTTGTCCAGCTGCATTACAACGCTGGAGAGCAATGCCAGCctgactgcactgctccacACT AGAATTTGGCCGGCCCGTTCTGCTGACTTCGGGTCAGAGACCACCGCTCATGGGATCCAGGTGTTGCCGAG GTTTCAGCTCGCTgtgaaaaagagcagagcagaggccgCCGCAGAAAGGAACGCTGCAGTGGCGCGGAAGATGAGTAgag GGGGCACTGCCGGCAGGCTGCTACAGAAGCGGAAGACACTTCCcccctccatgctgctgcaatACCAGGCAGGCTCGAGGCAGCAAGATGTGGCAAAGAAGCCTTCTGCCAG CGTGCTCCCGCCgtgtgcaggcagctcccacgggagaaagcaagcaggacaGAAGGAACCATCTACTCCTGCCCAGACCAGCACTGCACTCCCTGCGACAGAGGACTCTAAGAGAGTGCTGCAG gagCTCCGGGAAGTGTCTGCCCTGTGGAATGAAGCAGACCACACGTGGCCCGTGTACCAGCAGCAGGTAGAGCAAACGCGGGCAGAAAGAGCGGCATGGGAAGGCTGGAGTGCAGGGGAGGACCAGCCTCCACTGCAG CGGTTTGCCAGTGCGAGCGTGTGGGCTCCGCgtcctccagcccagccccgggGACAGCAAgtggggaggaggtggaggaaggatGTGGATCCTCCGCCGGGAAGTAAAATGGGAACAGCGACCAAGCTGGCACTGCATGCCGA cctcctctccccgCGAGCAGCTCAGGTGCTCCAAAGGTTGGAGCCCCACCTCCATCAGCAAGAGGCTTTTGCTGACACCGCGGAAAGAAACCGGCagaagctggagctgaagcGGCAGCTCCCCTG TGCTCGATGCTCGTACCGCTCCAGAGGGGAAGGTGCTGGCAACAGTGGTGACGGCGCTGGAGCTGTCGGCAAGGGGGCTGGGAAGCTGTCCGGATTTCCACCTGTGAATGGCAAATCGTAG
- the LOC107049386 gene encoding uncharacterized protein LOC107049386 isoform X5 — translation MKLDKGVLVPGLGLFAAVREQRNRHCKEVAVLVRRPVFQLDIGVLWLQDLQSPTDIIPDDVKIERLNYRQLSRATGISLHVVQRCVRETVLLYCHLLRNKAHVSFAFKNIGVMTYEDDFLCMRFLSSCITTLESNASLTALLHTRIWPARSADFGSETTAHGIQVLPRFQLAVKKSRAEAAAERNAAVARKMSRGGTAGRLLQKRKTLPPSMLLQYQAGSRQQDVAKKPSASVLPPCAGSSHGRKQAGQKEPSTPAQTSTALPATEDSKRVLQELREVSALWNEADHTWPVYQQQVEQTRAERAAWEGWSAGEDQPPLQRFASASVWAPRPPAQPRGQQVGRRWRKDVDPPPGSKMGTATKLALHADLLSPRAAQVLQRLEPHLHQQEAFADTAERNRQKLELKRQLPCARCSYRSRGEGAGNSGDGAGAVGKGAGKLSGFPPVNGKS, via the exons ATGAAGCTGGACAAG GGAGTCCTGGTCCCGGGACTCGGGCTCTTTGCTGCGGTCCGAGAGCAAAGAAACCGCCACTGCAAAGAAGTGGCGGTGTTGGTCCGAAGACCTGTCTTCCAGCTGGACATCggggtgctgtggctgcaggacctCCAGTCGCCCACCGACATCATCCCCG ACGATGTCAAGATTGAGCGGCTGAACTACCGGCAGCTCTCGCGAGCCACCGGCATCTCGCTGCACGTGGTGCAGCGCTGCGTGCGAGAGACCGTCCTCTTGTACTGTCACCTCCTGAGGAACAAGGCGCACGTCTCATTCGCCTTCAAGAACATCGGCGTTATGACGTACGAGGACGACTTCCTCTGCATGAGGTTCTTGTCCAGCTGCATTACAACGCTGGAGAGCAATGCCAGCctgactgcactgctccacACT AGAATTTGGCCGGCCCGTTCTGCTGACTTCGGGTCAGAGACCACCGCTCATGGGATCCAGGTGTTGCCGAG GTTTCAGCTCGCTgtgaaaaagagcagagcagaggccgCCGCAGAAAGGAACGCTGCAGTGGCGCGGAAGATGAGTAgag GGGGCACTGCCGGCAGGCTGCTACAGAAGCGGAAGACACTTCCcccctccatgctgctgcaatACCAGGCAGGCTCGAGGCAGCAAGATGTGGCAAAGAAGCCTTCTGCCAG CGTGCTCCCGCCgtgtgcaggcagctcccacgggagaaagcaagcaggacaGAAGGAACCATCTACTCCTGCCCAGACCAGCACTGCACTCCCTGCGACAGAGGACTCTAAGAGAGTGCTGCAG gagCTCCGGGAAGTGTCTGCCCTGTGGAATGAAGCAGACCACACGTGGCCCGTGTACCAGCAGCAGGTAGAGCAAACGCGGGCAGAAAGAGCGGCATGGGAAGGCTGGAGTGCAGGGGAGGACCAGCCTCCACTGCAG CGGTTTGCCAGTGCGAGCGTGTGGGCTCCGCgtcctccagcccagccccgggGACAGCAAgtggggaggaggtggaggaaggatGTGGATCCTCCGCCGGGAAGTAAAATGGGAACAGCGACCAAGCTGGCACTGCATGCCGA cctcctctccccgCGAGCAGCTCAGGTGCTCCAAAGGTTGGAGCCCCACCTCCATCAGCAAGAGGCTTTTGCTGACACCGCGGAAAGAAACCGGCagaagctggagctgaagcGGCAGCTCCCCTG TGCTCGATGCTCGTACCGCTCCAGAGGGGAAGGTGCTGGCAACAGTGGTGACGGCGCTGGAGCTGTCGGCAAGGGGGCTGGGAAGCTGTCCGGATTTCCACCTGTGAATGGCAAATCGTAG
- the LOC107049386 gene encoding uncharacterized protein LOC107049386 isoform X2: protein MSQWDALHHKDVFPGAAAVPALPCKAWALLEHCSGALSFCGQESGQGQQGCTGRPSVTRGGAGALCRELLVEEPGRASLAASRGLPASDMEGCWTVTISSELVYTFPTLLHLSAEEIVAIWDAVSDYILEQMKLDKGVLVPGLGLFAAVREQRNRHCKEVAVLVRRPVFQLDIGVLWLQDLQSPTDIIPDDVKIERLNYRQLSRATGISLHVVQRCVRETVLLYCHLLRNKAHVSFAFKNIGVMTYEDDFLCMRFLSSCITTLESNASLTALLHTRIWPARSADFGSETTAHGIQVLPRFQLAVKKSRAEAAAERNAAVARKMSRGGTAGRLLQKRKTLPPSMLLQYQAGSRQQDVAKKPSASVLPPCAGSSHGRKQAGQKEPSTPAQTSTALPATEDSKRVLQELREVSALWNEADHTWPVYQQQRFASASVWAPRPPAQPRGQQVGRRWRKDVDPPPGSKMGTATKLALHADLLSPRAAQVLQRLEPHLHQQEAFADTAERNRQKLELKRQLPCARCSYRSRGEGAGNSGDGAGAVGKGAGKLSGFPPVNGKS from the exons ATGTCACAATGGGATGCACTGCATCACAAGGATGTGTTTCCTGGGGCAGCGGCAGTGCCGGCACTTCCCTGCAAGGCCTGGgcgctgctggagcactgctcaggggCTCTGTCCTTCTGTGGCCAGGAGTCAGGTCAGGGGCAGCAAGGCTGCACCGGGCGACCCTCGGTGACGCGTGGAGGAGCAGGGGCACTTTGCAGAGAACTGTTGGTTGAGGAGCCAGGGAGGGCATCCTTAGCTGCGAGCCGAGGGCTGCCGGCAAGCGACATGGAAGGCTGCTGGACTGTGACCATCAGCTCGGAGCTGGTCTACACGTTCCCAACGCTCCTGCATCTCTCTGCCGAAG agattGTGGCGATCTGGGATGCTGTGTCTGATTACATCCTGGAACAGATGAAGCTGGACAAG GGAGTCCTGGTCCCGGGACTCGGGCTCTTTGCTGCGGTCCGAGAGCAAAGAAACCGCCACTGCAAAGAAGTGGCGGTGTTGGTCCGAAGACCTGTCTTCCAGCTGGACATCggggtgctgtggctgcaggacctCCAGTCGCCCACCGACATCATCCCCG ACGATGTCAAGATTGAGCGGCTGAACTACCGGCAGCTCTCGCGAGCCACCGGCATCTCGCTGCACGTGGTGCAGCGCTGCGTGCGAGAGACCGTCCTCTTGTACTGTCACCTCCTGAGGAACAAGGCGCACGTCTCATTCGCCTTCAAGAACATCGGCGTTATGACGTACGAGGACGACTTCCTCTGCATGAGGTTCTTGTCCAGCTGCATTACAACGCTGGAGAGCAATGCCAGCctgactgcactgctccacACT AGAATTTGGCCGGCCCGTTCTGCTGACTTCGGGTCAGAGACCACCGCTCATGGGATCCAGGTGTTGCCGAG GTTTCAGCTCGCTgtgaaaaagagcagagcagaggccgCCGCAGAAAGGAACGCTGCAGTGGCGCGGAAGATGAGTAgag GGGGCACTGCCGGCAGGCTGCTACAGAAGCGGAAGACACTTCCcccctccatgctgctgcaatACCAGGCAGGCTCGAGGCAGCAAGATGTGGCAAAGAAGCCTTCTGCCAG CGTGCTCCCGCCgtgtgcaggcagctcccacgggagaaagcaagcaggacaGAAGGAACCATCTACTCCTGCCCAGACCAGCACTGCACTCCCTGCGACAGAGGACTCTAAGAGAGTGCTGCAG gagCTCCGGGAAGTGTCTGCCCTGTGGAATGAAGCAGACCACACGTGGCCCGTGTACCAGCAGCAG CGGTTTGCCAGTGCGAGCGTGTGGGCTCCGCgtcctccagcccagccccgggGACAGCAAgtggggaggaggtggaggaaggatGTGGATCCTCCGCCGGGAAGTAAAATGGGAACAGCGACCAAGCTGGCACTGCATGCCGA cctcctctccccgCGAGCAGCTCAGGTGCTCCAAAGGTTGGAGCCCCACCTCCATCAGCAAGAGGCTTTTGCTGACACCGCGGAAAGAAACCGGCagaagctggagctgaagcGGCAGCTCCCCTG TGCTCGATGCTCGTACCGCTCCAGAGGGGAAGGTGCTGGCAACAGTGGTGACGGCGCTGGAGCTGTCGGCAAGGGGGCTGGGAAGCTGTCCGGATTTCCACCTGTGAATGGCAAATCGTAG
- the LOC107049386 gene encoding uncharacterized protein LOC107049386 isoform X4, with protein sequence MDALLYNSPVAGRASPDAHCQRGSPVSADLGDEIVAIWDAVSDYILEQMKLDKGVLVPGLGLFAAVREQRNRHCKEVAVLVRRPVFQLDIGVLWLQDLQSPTDIIPDDVKIERLNYRQLSRATGISLHVVQRCVRETVLLYCHLLRNKAHVSFAFKNIGVMTYEDDFLCMRFLSSCITTLESNASLTALLHTRIWPARSADFGSETTAHGIQVLPRFQLAVKKSRAEAAAERNAAVARKMSRGGTAGRLLQKRKTLPPSMLLQYQAGSRQQDVAKKPSASVLPPCAGSSHGRKQAGQKEPSTPAQTSTALPATEDSKRVLQELREVSALWNEADHTWPVYQQQVEQTRAERAAWEGWSAGEDQPPLQRFASASVWAPRPPAQPRGQQVGRRWRKDVDPPPGSKMGTATKLALHADLLSPRAAQVLQRLEPHLHQQEAFADTAERNRQKLELKRQLPCARCSYRSRGEGAGNSGDGAGAVGKGAGKLSGFPPVNGKS encoded by the exons ATGGATGCATTGCTGTACAACTCCCCAGTGGCCGGGAGAGCTTCTCCAGATGCTCATTGCCAACGGGGCTCCCCCGTGAGTGCGGATCTGGGTGATG agattGTGGCGATCTGGGATGCTGTGTCTGATTACATCCTGGAACAGATGAAGCTGGACAAG GGAGTCCTGGTCCCGGGACTCGGGCTCTTTGCTGCGGTCCGAGAGCAAAGAAACCGCCACTGCAAAGAAGTGGCGGTGTTGGTCCGAAGACCTGTCTTCCAGCTGGACATCggggtgctgtggctgcaggacctCCAGTCGCCCACCGACATCATCCCCG ACGATGTCAAGATTGAGCGGCTGAACTACCGGCAGCTCTCGCGAGCCACCGGCATCTCGCTGCACGTGGTGCAGCGCTGCGTGCGAGAGACCGTCCTCTTGTACTGTCACCTCCTGAGGAACAAGGCGCACGTCTCATTCGCCTTCAAGAACATCGGCGTTATGACGTACGAGGACGACTTCCTCTGCATGAGGTTCTTGTCCAGCTGCATTACAACGCTGGAGAGCAATGCCAGCctgactgcactgctccacACT AGAATTTGGCCGGCCCGTTCTGCTGACTTCGGGTCAGAGACCACCGCTCATGGGATCCAGGTGTTGCCGAG GTTTCAGCTCGCTgtgaaaaagagcagagcagaggccgCCGCAGAAAGGAACGCTGCAGTGGCGCGGAAGATGAGTAgag GGGGCACTGCCGGCAGGCTGCTACAGAAGCGGAAGACACTTCCcccctccatgctgctgcaatACCAGGCAGGCTCGAGGCAGCAAGATGTGGCAAAGAAGCCTTCTGCCAG CGTGCTCCCGCCgtgtgcaggcagctcccacgggagaaagcaagcaggacaGAAGGAACCATCTACTCCTGCCCAGACCAGCACTGCACTCCCTGCGACAGAGGACTCTAAGAGAGTGCTGCAG gagCTCCGGGAAGTGTCTGCCCTGTGGAATGAAGCAGACCACACGTGGCCCGTGTACCAGCAGCAGGTAGAGCAAACGCGGGCAGAAAGAGCGGCATGGGAAGGCTGGAGTGCAGGGGAGGACCAGCCTCCACTGCAG CGGTTTGCCAGTGCGAGCGTGTGGGCTCCGCgtcctccagcccagccccgggGACAGCAAgtggggaggaggtggaggaaggatGTGGATCCTCCGCCGGGAAGTAAAATGGGAACAGCGACCAAGCTGGCACTGCATGCCGA cctcctctccccgCGAGCAGCTCAGGTGCTCCAAAGGTTGGAGCCCCACCTCCATCAGCAAGAGGCTTTTGCTGACACCGCGGAAAGAAACCGGCagaagctggagctgaagcGGCAGCTCCCCTG TGCTCGATGCTCGTACCGCTCCAGAGGGGAAGGTGCTGGCAACAGTGGTGACGGCGCTGGAGCTGTCGGCAAGGGGGCTGGGAAGCTGTCCGGATTTCCACCTGTGAATGGCAAATCGTAG